The Triticum urartu cultivar G1812 unplaced genomic scaffold, Tu2.1 TuUngrouped_contig_4373, whole genome shotgun sequence genome segment CCCCCGATATGCCATGGCATGTGGAGCGCAACCGTGCCGGGAAGAGTTCCGCTGGAAAGATGAAAGTCGTAGTGTTTGGCCCAAAGTTCGCGAAGAAGAAGATCAAGCCATACATGACCGCGAATCCATATTTGTTGTGGTTGCATTCTTGCCATTTATAATAGGGGATGGCAAGACAGAGTTGAAAGACCGTCATCATGGTGAAGCCGAGCAATTGGATTTTCACGCGGCCTATGCGATCAATGAAGGCGACCGCGAAGAAGTATCCTGGCAATGTACACCCCGCTGCGATGGCCATGTGCACTGCAGTGATGTCGATTGTTCGCTGGAACGGATTGTCGGCTTTATGATAACTGGCCCCTTGACAACTATTAACCTTACAGACTTCGTCATCATGACCTTCAAGCAGCCCGACTGTAGTAAAGATGTTCTTCATACAGAGGTTGAGGGAGTAGAAGGTGACGTCAAGGATGAACCAGCAGACGGTGGTACCGAGGAGATGGAGCCCATGACGTTGGCGAAACTCCGAGGAGAAGAGGCCATACTGGTCGTGGCTACCGAGACTGTCTTCTTCTGGGGCGATGTGCATGCTAAGGACAGCGGACATGTCCGCTGCAGCCATATCTGCGTCCTTGGCTATGAGGGCCGTGTACCGTGCTGTCTCTGGCATCTTCATGCGCCAGTAGTAGGTGAGCAGTGCAGGAACGGCGCCAAATATGAGAACAATGCGCCAGACAAAATCTATATTGTCTGGCGATGATTTCTTGAAGGCTTGTGATGTGATCATGCCAACGAGCCCCGCCACAACATTTCCAAAACCCTGGAATTAGTTGGAAATAAAGTGTGCTTATATTACAATTGATACATATATAAATTAAAGCAGTCAGGGAGGAAATAATCGTCTTCCTTTGTCTAAAGAACTAGATAATCAAGCATGTCATCCTTACTTGCATGGCGAACACGGCAGACATGAAGGCACCGCGGGTCCTCTTGTTAGCATACTCAGACATAATGGTGGCCGAGAGTGGGTAGTCGCCGCCAATGCTTACGCCGAGCCAGAAGCGGAAGAAGCAGAGCGTGGTCACGACGCTTTTGTAATTGCTCTTGCCGAAGGTGAAGCCGGAGGCGAGGGAGCAGAAGACCATGAGGAGTAGAGTGACGCCATAGATGCGCTTCCGGCCCATCTTGTCGCCAAGCCAACCGAAGACGAGCTGCCCAGGCACAGTGCCGCAGAGGGCGGCCGCGTTGATGTAGACGGAGATGTGGGTTGGTATCGGGCCGCCTGTGTAGTACCTTTGGCCGATGAGGTCGAcgacgagggagagggagaagaggtCGTAGGCGTCGGTGAAGAAGCCCATGCCCGCGATCCCGATCGCCATGAAGTGGTACAACTGCGTCCTCGCCACGTCCAGTGCCTGCAGCACCCTCAGCTGCTGGTTGCGAGCCATGGTTCCTTGCTATTTGCCTGCTGTTTG includes the following:
- the LOC125527725 gene encoding putative inorganic phosphate transporter 1-13; the encoded protein is MARNQQLRVLQALDVARTQLYHFMAIGIAGMGFFTDAYDLFSLSLVVDLIGQRYYTGGPIPTHISVYINAAALCGTVPGQLVFGWLGDKMGRKRIYGVTLLLMVFCSLASGFTFGKSNYKSVVTTLCFFRFWLGVSIGGDYPLSATIMSEYANKRTRGAFMSAVFAMQGFGNVVAGLVGMITSQAFKKSSPDNIDFVWRIVLIFGAVPALLTYYWRMKMPETARYTALIAKDADMAAADMSAVLSMHIAPEEDSLGSHDQYGLFSSEFRQRHGLHLLGTTVCWFILDVTFYSLNLCMKNIFTTVGLLEGHDDEVCKVNSCQGASYHKADNPFQRTIDITAVHMAIAAGCTLPGYFFAVAFIDRIGRVKIQLLGFTMMTVFQLCLAIPYYKWQECNHNKYGFAVMYGLIFFFANFGPNTTTFIFPAELFPARLRSTCHGISGAVGKIGAIFGVLAFSVLRCRFRTLLFVLVGCNLVGIVFTLLLPETKGKSLEEITGEIEEGQPLDDAAAVVNAADGIHVVPV